The Hyphomicrobiales bacterium genome has a window encoding:
- a CDS encoding conserved hypothetical protein (Evidence 4 : Unknown function but conserved in other organisms) has product MRPGQNRRMRGRNNNGNNNGNRKSPNPLQRSYESNGPDVKVRGTAQHVAEKYLQLARDAQSSGDTVAAESYFQHAEHYYRILLAAQEQMAQQFGHSFPPNRAFVEDADEGEEEGDEEAQPFQPGAGQQPEFRSANGHNGYNGHGGQRADGEGGEGQQQGGQRFDRQNRRERFNNDRNNNERRFDRQDRGERRFDRNAEGGQGAPGGYAPRPDAPRSDIPVSEGGAAEAAPEQVQGEQRRFERPERSERPQRERRPRREREVEADAGDDVAAALPSFLTNPVRVSAPEPVEAPVAEPVAAAAPAEEAAEAAPKRTRRRRSPREVMDALGSETDNASE; this is encoded by the coding sequence ATGAGACCAGGTCAGAACCGGCGTATGCGCGGCCGCAATAATAACGGCAACAACAACGGTAATCGCAAATCTCCCAATCCGTTGCAGCGTAGCTATGAATCCAACGGGCCGGACGTAAAGGTCCGTGGCACGGCGCAGCATGTCGCCGAGAAGTACCTGCAGCTTGCACGCGATGCCCAGTCCTCGGGCGATACCGTCGCGGCCGAGAGCTATTTCCAGCACGCCGAGCATTACTATCGCATTCTGCTCGCGGCTCAGGAGCAGATGGCCCAGCAGTTCGGCCATTCCTTCCCGCCGAACCGCGCCTTCGTCGAGGATGCGGACGAGGGCGAGGAAGAGGGCGACGAGGAGGCTCAGCCCTTCCAGCCCGGCGCCGGGCAGCAGCCGGAGTTCCGCTCCGCCAACGGCCACAATGGCTATAATGGCCATGGCGGCCAGCGCGCCGATGGCGAGGGCGGAGAGGGCCAGCAGCAGGGCGGCCAGCGCTTCGACCGCCAGAACCGCCGCGAGCGCTTCAACAACGACCGCAACAACAATGAGCGTCGCTTCGATCGCCAGGATCGCGGCGAGCGCCGCTTCGACCGCAATGCCGAAGGCGGTCAGGGAGCTCCCGGCGGTTATGCCCCGCGTCCCGATGCGCCGCGCTCCGACATTCCCGTCAGCGAAGGTGGTGCCGCCGAGGCCGCTCCCGAGCAGGTGCAGGGCGAACAGCGCCGTTTCGAGCGCCCGGAGCGGAGCGAGCGTCCTCAGCGCGAGCGTCGCCCCCGTCGCGAGCGCGAAGTCGAGGCTGATGCAGGCGACGATGTCGCCGCCGCGCTGCCGTCCTTCCTGACCAATCCCGTGCGCGTTTCGGCGCCGGAGCCGGTCGAGGCACCAGTGGCCGAGCCGGTTGCAGCCGCGGCGCCCGCCGAGGAGGCTGCGGAAGCGGCGCCCAAGCGCACGCGCCGCCGCCGTTCGCCGCGCGAGGTCATGGACGCTCTCGGCTCCGAGACGGACAACGCCTCGGAGTGA
- the prmC gene encoding Release factor glutamine methyltransferase: protein MPTVREARRLLAQCLMRAGSPSAGLDARLLVEGSLSDTNPDPVRMMPAAALARLDGFAARRIAGEPVWRILGEREFWGLPFRLSPATLEPRPDSETIVEASLKALAHRRGDALSLLDLGTGTGCLLIALLSELPHASGLGIDLSQEACDTAAGNAALNGVAARAAFRQGDWTEGLAGRFDLILSNPPYIPSPEIAGLSVEVRDHDPLLALDGGEDGLGPYRIFARTLPALLAPGGIVVFEIGAGQGPDVVALMQAGGFQFQGSRKDLGGHERALIFTLA, encoded by the coding sequence GTGCCGACCGTCAGGGAGGCGCGGCGCCTGCTTGCGCAGTGTCTGATGCGGGCAGGCTCGCCGAGCGCCGGGCTCGATGCGCGTCTCTTGGTCGAAGGCAGCCTCAGTGACACCAATCCCGATCCCGTCAGGATGATGCCGGCCGCCGCACTGGCCCGGCTGGACGGCTTCGCCGCGCGCCGCATCGCAGGCGAGCCGGTCTGGCGCATCCTCGGCGAGCGGGAATTCTGGGGCCTGCCCTTCCGGCTGTCGCCTGCGACCCTGGAGCCCCGGCCCGACAGCGAGACCATCGTCGAAGCGTCGCTGAAGGCATTGGCGCATCGTCGCGGCGATGCGCTGTCGCTGCTCGATCTTGGGACCGGAACCGGCTGCCTGCTGATCGCGCTTTTGAGCGAATTGCCCCACGCAAGCGGGCTCGGCATCGATCTGTCGCAGGAAGCCTGCGACACCGCCGCCGGGAACGCCGCGCTGAACGGCGTGGCGGCGCGGGCGGCTTTTCGTCAGGGCGACTGGACCGAAGGGCTCGCCGGGCGCTTCGACCTGATCCTGTCCAACCCGCCCTATATTCCCTCGCCCGAGATCGCGGGTCTGTCGGTCGAGGTGCGGGATCATGACCCGCTGCTGGCGCTCGACGGCGGGGAAGACGGGCTCGGCCCTTACCGGATCTTCGCCCGGACCTTGCCGGCCTTGCTGGCTCCTGGTGGGATCGTCGTCTTCGAGATCGGCGCCGGGCAGGGGCCCGATGTCGTGGCGCTGATGCAGGCCGGAGGGTTCCAATTCCAGGGCAGCCGGAAGGATCTGGGCGGGCATGAGCGGGCGCTGATCTTCACGCTCGCTTGA
- a CDS encoding conserved exported hypothetical protein (Evidence 4 : Unknown function but conserved in other organisms): MIKTVSTFAMAGLMALAMSGVSQAQNKTFQKMTSGQPAALQGAMTQSQARKACQMEMKGARESKASINTKMKQCMDLKMQGNS; the protein is encoded by the coding sequence ATGATCAAGACGGTTTCCACATTCGCAATGGCCGGCCTGATGGCGCTGGCGATGAGTGGCGTCTCGCAGGCGCAGAACAAGACCTTCCAGAAGATGACCTCCGGTCAGCCGGCGGCGCTGCAGGGTGCGATGACGCAGTCGCAGGCGCGCAAGGCTTGTCAGATGGAGATGAAGGGGGCGCGCGAAAGCAAGGCCTCGATCAATACCAAGATGAAGCAGTGCATGGATCTGAAGATGCAGGGCAACAGCTGA
- the prfA gene encoding peptide chain release factor RF1, protein MSLQLPQDRLDGIVARHAAATDEINHASDPARTVELAKELSELDPVVAAIASWRQAQAVLEEAEALIADPATDAEFRDLAYEERDAARIEIEARGREILIALLPKDAADERGVILEIRAGTGGDEASLFAGDLLRMYQRYAAQKGWSVVVLSESEGTVGGYKEVIVEINGRGVYARLKFESGVHRVQRVPDTEASGRIHTSAATVATLPLASEVDVALNDADIRIDTLRSGGAGGQHVNKTESAVRLTHIPTNTVVLVQDERSQHKNKARAYELLRAKLFDMERMRADAERAADRRAQVGSGDRSERIRTYNFPQGRVTDHRINLTLYKLDEMMQGLVLDEVVDALTAEHQAKLLLAESGAG, encoded by the coding sequence ATGTCCCTTCAGCTCCCCCAGGATCGTCTCGACGGCATCGTGGCGCGCCACGCCGCCGCGACCGACGAGATCAACCATGCGAGCGATCCCGCCCGGACCGTCGAGCTGGCGAAGGAGCTGTCCGAACTCGATCCGGTCGTCGCTGCGATCGCATCCTGGCGGCAGGCGCAAGCGGTACTGGAGGAGGCGGAGGCGTTGATCGCCGATCCCGCCACTGATGCCGAGTTCCGCGACCTCGCCTATGAGGAGCGCGATGCCGCCCGCATCGAGATTGAGGCACGCGGCCGCGAGATCCTGATCGCGTTGCTGCCGAAGGACGCCGCGGACGAGCGCGGGGTCATCCTCGAGATCCGGGCCGGTACGGGCGGCGACGAGGCCTCGCTCTTCGCCGGCGACCTGCTGCGCATGTATCAGCGCTATGCCGCCCAGAAGGGCTGGAGCGTCGTCGTCCTGTCGGAGAGCGAAGGCACAGTCGGCGGCTACAAGGAAGTGATCGTTGAGATCAACGGGCGCGGCGTCTATGCCCGGCTCAAATTCGAATCCGGAGTCCATCGGGTGCAGCGCGTTCCCGACACCGAGGCGAGCGGGCGCATCCATACCTCCGCCGCGACGGTGGCGACGCTGCCGCTGGCGAGCGAGGTCGACGTCGCGCTGAACGATGCCGATATCCGCATCGACACGCTGCGCTCGGGCGGTGCCGGCGGCCAGCACGTCAACAAGACCGAATCGGCGGTGCGCCTCACCCATATCCCGACGAATACGGTGGTGCTGGTCCAGGACGAGCGCTCGCAGCACAAGAACAAGGCGCGTGCCTATGAATTGCTGCGCGCGAAGCTCTTCGACATGGAGCGCATGCGGGCCGACGCCGAGCGCGCGGCCGATCGGCGCGCCCAGGTCGGCTCGGGCGATCGCTCGGAGCGCATCAGGACCTATAATTTCCCGCAGGGCCGGGTGACCGACCATCGCATCAACCTGACGCTCTACAAGCTCGACGAGATGATGCAGGGGCTCGTCCTCGACGAGGTCGTCGATGCCTTGACCGCCGAGCACCAGGCCAAGCTGCTCCTGGCCGAATCCGGGGCGGGGTGA
- a CDS encoding hypothetical protein (Evidence 5 : Unknown function), whose translation MARAILRECKEFEDASLPACYEERHGSRAKSPRPAGEVKTMELQRRTACRYGRIGGAMLLPSPAF comes from the coding sequence TTGGCGCGAGCGATTTTGCGCGAATGCAAGGAGTTCGAGGACGCAAGCCTTCCGGCTTGCTACGAAGAACGACACGGCAGTCGCGCAAAATCGCCGCGCCCTGCGGGTGAGGTGAAAACGATGGAGCTGCAGCGTCGCACCGCTTGCCGATACGGGCGTATCGGCGGCGCGATGCTCCTCCCATCTCCAGCGTTTTGA
- a CDS encoding Phosphocarrier protein kinase/phosphorylase, nitrogen regulation associated: protein MRGALGGPGVLLRRLREVMAASISPQERLDRLVVLIAGNLVAEVCSVYVLREDASLELYATEGLNREAVHLTTMRAGEGLVGLIASEAEPLALSDAQAHPSFSYRPETGEEVYRSFLGVPILRGGAVMGVLVIQNRASRVYSEEETETLQTTAMLMAEMIAAGGLKSLAAPGASIGLDRPIHGIGVVLADGVGLGHAVLHEPRVAISNLIAENPAAEVSRLEAAIGDMRASIDELIERGDVAHTGEHRDVLETFRMFAHDQGWLRRMREVVLTGLTAEAAVERVQSDTRAKMLRQTDPYLRERLHDLDDLANRLLRTLVGKANGVARESLPENAILVARSMGPAALLDYDRAHLRGLVLEEGGPTSHIAIVARALGIPAVGEVANATALVEAGDAIIVDGQAGEVQIRPQPDVENAYKDKARLRARKQKQYEKLKELPATTKDGVEITLQINAGLLVDLPNIAATAAAGIGLFRTELQFMVAQHMPTTGEQQTLYSAVLDTAADKPVTFRTLDIGGDKVLPYMERIEEENPALGWRAIRIGLDKPRLLRAQLRAMLRAGARRDLKIMLPMVATTDEYRRARMIIRREQAMLEKQGVEPPRDLRVGVMVEVPSLLFELTEIAREADFLSIGTNDLMQFLFAADRENKRVADRFDPLGVGALRALRRIVEAASETGCPVTVCGEMGGKPLETMALIGLGYRGFSMSAASVGPVKAMLRALDAGKLHERMDWMLASPEGAASLRPQLAAFAAEFKVPV from the coding sequence ATGCGAGGCGCTCTGGGAGGACCGGGCGTTCTGTTGCGCCGTCTCCGTGAGGTCATGGCCGCATCGATCAGTCCGCAGGAGCGGCTCGATCGGCTCGTCGTCCTGATCGCCGGCAATCTCGTCGCGGAAGTCTGCTCGGTCTATGTCCTGCGCGAGGACGCCTCGCTCGAGCTCTATGCCACCGAAGGTCTCAACCGCGAGGCGGTCCACCTCACCACCATGCGCGCCGGCGAGGGCCTCGTCGGCCTGATCGCGAGCGAGGCCGAGCCGCTGGCGCTCTCGGATGCGCAGGCGCATCCCTCCTTCTCCTACCGTCCGGAGACGGGCGAAGAGGTCTATCGCTCCTTCCTCGGCGTGCCGATCCTGCGCGGCGGTGCGGTGATGGGCGTGCTCGTCATCCAGAACCGGGCCTCGCGCGTCTATTCCGAGGAGGAGACCGAGACCCTCCAGACCACCGCCATGCTGATGGCGGAGATGATCGCCGCCGGCGGGCTGAAGTCGCTGGCTGCGCCCGGCGCCTCGATCGGTCTGGACCGCCCGATCCATGGCATCGGCGTGGTGCTGGCCGATGGCGTCGGGCTCGGCCATGCCGTGCTGCACGAGCCGCGCGTCGCGATCAGCAACCTCATCGCCGAGAACCCCGCGGCCGAGGTCTCGCGCCTGGAGGCGGCCATCGGGGACATGCGCGCCTCGATCGACGAACTGATCGAGCGCGGCGACGTCGCTCATACCGGCGAGCATCGCGACGTGCTCGAGACCTTCCGGATGTTCGCGCACGATCAGGGCTGGCTGCGCCGGATGCGCGAGGTCGTGCTGACGGGCCTCACCGCCGAGGCCGCGGTCGAGCGCGTCCAGTCCGACACTCGCGCCAAGATGCTGCGGCAGACCGACCCCTATCTGCGCGAGCGGCTGCACGACCTCGACGATCTCGCCAACCGGCTGCTGCGCACGCTCGTCGGCAAGGCGAACGGCGTGGCGCGCGAGAGCCTGCCGGAGAACGCGATCCTGGTCGCGCGCTCGATGGGGCCGGCTGCATTGCTCGACTATGATCGCGCGCATCTGCGCGGGCTCGTCCTCGAGGAGGGGGGGCCGACCAGCCACATCGCCATCGTCGCGCGCGCGCTCGGCATTCCGGCCGTCGGCGAGGTCGCGAATGCGACGGCGCTCGTCGAGGCGGGCGACGCCATCATCGTCGACGGGCAGGCGGGCGAGGTGCAGATCCGCCCGCAGCCGGACGTCGAGAATGCCTATAAGGACAAGGCGCGGCTGCGCGCTCGCAAGCAGAAGCAGTACGAGAAGCTGAAGGAACTGCCGGCGACGACCAAGGACGGCGTCGAGATCACTTTGCAGATCAATGCCGGACTACTGGTCGACCTGCCCAATATCGCCGCTACCGCAGCCGCCGGCATCGGCCTGTTCCGCACCGAGCTGCAGTTCATGGTCGCGCAGCACATGCCGACCACCGGCGAGCAGCAGACCCTCTATTCGGCCGTCCTCGATACGGCGGCCGACAAGCCCGTGACCTTCCGCACGCTCGATATCGGTGGCGACAAGGTGTTGCCCTATATGGAACGGATCGAGGAGGAGAACCCGGCGCTCGGCTGGCGTGCGATCCGCATCGGCCTCGACAAGCCGCGGCTGCTCAGGGCGCAACTGCGGGCTATGCTCAGGGCCGGGGCCCGGCGCGATCTCAAGATCATGCTGCCGATGGTCGCGACCACCGACGAGTACCGCCGGGCGCGCATGATCATCCGCCGCGAGCAGGCGATGCTGGAGAAGCAGGGCGTCGAGCCCCCGCGGGATCTGCGTGTCGGCGTGATGGTCGAGGTCCCCTCCCTGCTGTTCGAGCTGACCGAGATCGCGCGTGAGGCGGACTTCCTCTCGATCGGCACCAACGACCTCATGCAGTTCCTGTTCGCCGCCGACCGCGAGAACAAGCGCGTCGCGGACCGCTTCGACCCGCTCGGTGTCGGTGCCCTGAGGGCGCTGCGCCGGATCGTCGAGGCCGCGTCGGAAACCGGCTGCCCGGTGACCGTCTGCGGCGAGATGGGCGGCAAGCCGCTGGAGACCATGGCGCTGATCGGCCTCGGCTATCGCGGCTTCTCGATGTCGGCGGCTTCGGTCGGTCCGGTCAAGGCGATGCTGCGTGCGCTCGATGCCGGCAAGCTTCACGAGCGCATGGACTGGATGCTTGCTTCGCCAGAGGGCGCCGCCAGCCTGCGCCCGCAGCTCGCCGCCTTCGCGGCCGAATTCAAGGTGCCGGTCTAG
- a CDS encoding Alpha,alpha-trehalose-phosphate synthase (UDP-forming) has translation MPGLRYGKIILGVAVLYSSPDSGDHDFTAPLPLPRHAASRAPRKHYAFAGVLFLPPMAKIGRPRLEKFVAMRLIVVSNRVTIPDRQEKATAGGLAVALREALEQHGGLWFGWSGHVGDASGHEVRQVQRGNVTYAVTDLSESERQSYYLGFSNRALWPLMHYRLGLTDFQRGDYMGYLGVNRRFARALANLIQPDDLIWIHDYHLIPLAAELRRRGITNRIGYFHHIPWPSADVIGALPFSGTLIRTVSAYDLVGLQTEVDARNLIGGLEILCGGRSDGRRVRVGARETAVQAFPIGIDVEAFRRLAAASTRQASTPLRATRESLGERKLVVGVDRLDYSKGIVQRLEAFGEFLRSHPEHRGRVGLLQIAPPSRSDVPEYAELDRLSDEVAGRLNAQLGEFDWTPIRVVKKAYSRTALAGFYRRAQVGLVTPMRDGMNLVAKEYVAAQDPADPGVLVLSRFAGAAQQMREALIVNPYDTHEVAEAIRTALAMPKTERIRRFEALYETIAATDIDWWTQRYLAALASGSAASAEQVEPARPQAGLRRGGRAGAGVAKRQPEEAKSGKLSKESPRKARGASSRHLALVQP, from the coding sequence GTGCCGGGGCTCCGGTACGGAAAAATCATCCTCGGGGTTGCCGTGCTCTACTCATCGCCCGATAGTGGCGACCACGATTTCACCGCGCCGCTGCCACTGCCTCGCCATGCGGCCAGCCGCGCGCCCCGGAAACATTACGCCTTCGCGGGCGTTCTGTTCCTGCCGCCGATGGCGAAAATCGGGCGGCCCCGCCTGGAGAAATTCGTCGCTATGCGTCTCATCGTCGTTTCGAACCGCGTCACCATTCCCGATCGCCAGGAAAAGGCAACGGCGGGGGGGCTCGCGGTCGCGCTGCGCGAGGCGCTGGAGCAGCATGGCGGCCTCTGGTTCGGCTGGAGCGGCCATGTCGGCGATGCGTCCGGCCACGAGGTCAGGCAGGTCCAGCGCGGCAACGTGACCTATGCGGTGACCGATCTCAGCGAGAGCGAGCGGCAGAGTTACTATCTCGGCTTCTCGAACCGGGCGCTCTGGCCGCTGATGCATTACCGGCTCGGGCTGACCGATTTCCAGCGCGGCGACTATATGGGCTATCTCGGCGTCAACCGCCGCTTCGCGCGGGCCCTGGCGAACCTCATCCAGCCCGATGACCTGATCTGGATCCACGATTACCACCTGATTCCGCTCGCGGCGGAGCTGCGCCGGCGCGGCATCACCAACCGCATCGGCTATTTCCATCACATCCCCTGGCCCTCGGCCGACGTGATCGGCGCGCTGCCGTTCAGCGGGACGCTGATCCGCACCGTCTCGGCCTATGACCTCGTCGGCCTGCAGACCGAGGTCGATGCCCGCAACCTGATCGGGGGGCTGGAAATCCTCTGCGGCGGCCGCAGCGACGGGCGGCGCGTGCGGGTGGGCGCCCGGGAAACGGCGGTGCAGGCCTTCCCGATCGGCATCGACGTCGAGGCTTTCCGCCGCCTCGCCGCCGCCTCGACGCGTCAGGCGTCGACACCGCTGCGCGCGACGCGGGAATCCCTGGGAGAGCGCAAGCTCGTGGTCGGCGTCGATCGGCTCGACTATTCGAAGGGCATCGTGCAGCGCCTCGAAGCCTTCGGCGAGTTTCTGCGCAGCCATCCCGAGCACCGCGGCAGGGTCGGCCTGCTGCAGATCGCCCCGCCGTCGCGCAGCGACGTCCCCGAATATGCGGAGCTCGATCGCCTTTCCGACGAGGTCGCGGGGCGGCTGAACGCCCAGCTCGGCGAATTCGACTGGACGCCGATCCGCGTGGTCAAGAAGGCCTATTCCCGCACGGCTCTTGCCGGTTTCTACCGCCGCGCCCAGGTCGGGCTGGTCACGCCGATGCGCGACGGCATGAACCTTGTCGCCAAGGAATATGTCGCGGCTCAGGACCCCGCCGACCCCGGCGTGCTGGTGCTCTCGCGGTTTGCCGGCGCCGCCCAGCAGATGCGCGAGGCCCTGATCGTCAACCCCTACGACACCCACGAGGTCGCGGAAGCGATCCGGACCGCGCTCGCCATGCCGAAGACCGAACGCATCCGCCGCTTCGAGGCACTCTACGAGACCATCGCCGCCACCGACATCGACTGGTGGACGCAGCGTTACCTGGCGGCGCTTGCGAGCGGCAGCGCTGCTTCGGCGGAGCAGGTCGAGCCTGCGAGGCCGCAAGCTGGCCTGCGACGTGGAGGCCGCGCCGGTGCCGGCGTGGCGAAACGCCAGCCGGAGGAGGCGAAGAGCGGCAAGCTCTCGAAAGAATCGCCCCGGAAGGCGAGGGGCGCCAGCTCCCGTCATCTCGCATTGGTGCAGCCGTGA
- the otsB gene encoding putative trehalose-phosphate phosphatase (Evidence 3 : Putative function from multiple computational evidences) → MTTLIEPESFQTARDIAAAAEKIALFLDFDGTLVEIAPSPEDVQLDRRVAPALETLRNQLGGALALVSGRPIAFLDEMLAPHRFDIAGLHGAQIRQGGELRAQSDAPENMREAVRDLVRFANSHIGIIVEDKRISAALHWRLAPELRDEALDLMRKAAARLGPGVRLQEGKSVAELVPAGASKGSAIAWLMATPAYAGRRPVFIGDDITDEDGFEAVNAMGGLSIRIGTDRDSLAAIRLTSPTALRHILLEAAENGGLTASTFVQD, encoded by the coding sequence ATGACGACATTGATCGAACCGGAATCTTTTCAGACCGCCCGCGATATCGCTGCGGCGGCGGAGAAAATCGCGCTCTTCCTGGACTTCGACGGAACCCTCGTCGAAATTGCGCCCTCGCCCGAGGATGTCCAGCTCGATCGCCGCGTCGCCCCGGCGCTGGAGACGCTCCGCAACCAGCTCGGCGGCGCCCTCGCTTTGGTCTCCGGGCGCCCGATCGCCTTTCTCGACGAGATGCTCGCGCCGCACCGCTTCGACATCGCCGGGCTGCACGGCGCGCAGATCCGGCAGGGCGGCGAGCTCCGTGCGCAATCCGACGCGCCCGAAAACATGCGCGAGGCGGTGCGCGACCTCGTCCGCTTCGCCAACAGCCATATCGGCATCATCGTCGAGGACAAGCGGATCTCGGCCGCGCTGCACTGGCGGCTCGCACCGGAGCTGAGGGACGAGGCGCTCGACCTGATGCGCAAGGCGGCGGCCAGGCTCGGACCGGGCGTGCGCCTGCAGGAGGGCAAGTCGGTTGCCGAGCTGGTGCCGGCGGGTGCCAGCAAGGGCAGCGCCATCGCGTGGCTGATGGCGACCCCTGCCTATGCCGGGCGCCGCCCCGTCTTCATCGGCGACGACATCACCGACGAGGACGGCTTCGAGGCGGTCAACGCCATGGGCGGCCTGTCGATCCGGATCGGCACCGATCGGGACAGCCTCGCCGCGATCCGGCTTACCTCTCCCACCGCATTGCGGCATATCCTTCTCGAGGCCGCCGAGAACGGCGGCCTCACCGCCTCCACCTTCGTCCAGGATTGA
- a CDS encoding Glucoamylase, whose product MTVTTTAAGRHSASLDLGVIGNCSIAALIDRRARIVWGCFPRFDRDPVFCSLIDNRADDGEDSPDKGFFAIELVGMTRCEQGYLDNTAILSSVLSDDQGNAIEILDFAPRFVRYERFFRPPQLVRRVRRISGRPRIRVLLKPCLGIGEEPDEITRGSNHIRFVGADQTIRLTTNAPVSYVMESTPFAVDQAYSFFVGSDEALRAEIETTSREFLDKTTDYWRDWVRSLSIPFEYQREVIRAAITLKLCSFEETGAIVAALTTSIPEAPGTQRNWDYRYCWLRDAYFVVHALNRLGTTRTMEDYLGFITNIVDTFSESGAEHLPPLYPITRGGSLTEFEAKNLSGYRGHQPVRFGNGAAVQIQNDGYGAVVLAATHSFFDRRLIQPGKDTLFGQLERMGELAVSVFDKPDAGPWELREKEAVHSFSSVMCWAACDRLARIAGTLGRADRKDYWKGESKRLKGIIAERIWNDEKGHFVSTFGGHDLDATLLLLAEIGFVKPDDARFVATVEAIGRELKRGDLLLRYATQDDFGYMHTGFLICAFWYVDALNAIGRGEEAKALFERILKRRNSFGLLSEDADLETGELWGNFPQTYSHVGLINCAMRLSRDWEEAF is encoded by the coding sequence ATGACCGTAACGACCACGGCCGCGGGGCGTCACTCCGCCTCGCTCGACCTCGGCGTCATCGGCAATTGCTCGATCGCCGCGCTCATCGACCGCCGCGCCCGCATCGTCTGGGGCTGCTTTCCGCGCTTCGACCGCGACCCGGTCTTCTGCTCGCTGATCGACAACCGGGCCGATGACGGCGAGGACAGCCCCGACAAGGGCTTCTTCGCCATCGAGCTCGTCGGCATGACCCGTTGCGAGCAGGGCTATCTCGACAACACCGCGATCCTGTCCTCCGTCCTGTCGGACGATCAGGGCAATGCCATCGAGATCCTGGATTTCGCGCCGCGCTTCGTGCGCTACGAACGCTTCTTCCGGCCGCCACAGCTGGTGCGCCGCGTGCGCCGGATTTCGGGGCGGCCGCGCATCCGCGTCCTGCTCAAGCCCTGTCTCGGCATCGGCGAGGAGCCCGACGAGATCACCCGCGGCTCCAACCATATCCGCTTCGTCGGGGCCGACCAGACGATCCGCCTGACGACGAATGCGCCGGTCTCCTACGTCATGGAGAGCACGCCCTTCGCCGTGGACCAGGCTTATTCCTTCTTCGTCGGCTCGGACGAGGCGCTGCGCGCCGAGATCGAGACGACCTCCCGCGAGTTCCTCGACAAGACCACCGATTACTGGCGCGACTGGGTGCGCTCGCTCTCGATCCCGTTCGAATATCAGCGCGAGGTGATCCGGGCCGCGATCACGCTGAAGCTCTGCTCCTTCGAGGAGACCGGCGCGATCGTCGCGGCGCTCACCACCTCGATCCCCGAGGCGCCGGGCACGCAGCGCAACTGGGATTATCGCTATTGCTGGCTGCGCGACGCCTATTTCGTCGTCCATGCGCTCAACCGGCTCGGCACGACGCGGACGATGGAGGACTATCTCGGCTTCATCACCAATATCGTCGACACCTTCTCGGAGAGCGGCGCGGAGCATCTGCCGCCGCTCTACCCGATCACACGCGGCGGCTCGCTGACCGAGTTCGAAGCCAAGAATCTGTCGGGCTATCGCGGCCACCAGCCCGTGCGCTTCGGCAACGGCGCTGCCGTGCAGATCCAGAACGACGGCTACGGCGCGGTGGTGCTGGCGGCGACGCATTCCTTCTTCGACCGTCGCCTGATCCAGCCGGGCAAGGACACCCTGTTCGGTCAGCTCGAACGCATGGGCGAACTGGCGGTTTCCGTGTTCGACAAGCCCGATGCCGGCCCCTGGGAGCTGCGAGAGAAGGAAGCGGTGCATTCCTTTTCCAGCGTGATGTGCTGGGCGGCCTGCGACAGGCTCGCCCGCATCGCCGGCACGCTGGGCCGCGCCGACCGCAAGGACTACTGGAAAGGGGAATCAAAGCGGCTCAAGGGCATCATCGCCGAGCGCATCTGGAACGACGAGAAGGGCCATTTCGTCTCGACCTTCGGCGGCCACGATCTCGACGCGACCCTGCTGCTCCTGGCCGAGATCGGCTTCGTCAAGCCGGACGACGCCCGCTTCGTCGCGACCGTCGAGGCGATCGGCCGCGAGCTCAAGCGCGGCGACCTGCTGCTGCGCTACGCGACGCAGGACGATTTCGGCTACATGCACACCGGCTTCCTGATCTGCGCCTTCTGGTATGTCGATGCGCTGAATGCGATCGGGCGCGGCGAAGAGGCCAAGGCCCTGTTCGAACGTATCCTGAAAAGGCGCAACAGCTTCGGCCTGCTCTCCGAGGATGCCGACCTCGAAACCGGCGAACTCTGGGGCAATTTCCCGCAGACCTATTCGCATGTCGGCCTGATCAACTGTGCGATGCGGCTGAGCCG